The following DNA comes from bacterium.
GAGATTATCTTTGTTTATGACCATTAAAGGCCACATAAAACTGTTCCAGCTTGAAATAAATTCAAAGATAACAATGGTAGTTATAGCTGGCCTAATGAGGGGAACAATTATTTGAAACAGGAATCTTAATCTTCCACATCCATCAATTACCGCCGCATCGTACAAATCTTTCGGAATGGAGCGCATGTTTTGCCTTAGAAGAAAAATACTGAAAATACTCACAGTCCACGGTACGATCATTACTTGCAATGTATCAAGCCACCCAAGCCTTTGCACTATAAGGAAGAGAGGTATAATATAAACCGGTATCGGAACCATCATTAAAGAGAGAAAACCCATAAAAATGGTATCTCTCCCCTTAAACTGAATCCAGGAAAAGGCAAAAGCGGCAAGAAGTGCAGTTAAAAGAGAACCGAGTATGGTAAGAACGGAAGTGATAAAAGAAATGTACATGTATCGGAGGAAGTGAATTTTTGTGATTACGGTTTTATACCCATAGAGGGTAAGTGTTTTAGGAATCCACGTAGGCGGGACAGCAATAGATTCCGCCGGCGTTTTGAAGGATGTAGTTATCATCCAATAAAATGGAAGTATAGAAAGAATGGCAAGAATAAAAAGAATCAAATAGACGATGATTTTCCAGATAATTACGGGTTTAAACTTCATAGTAAACCCTCTTTTCGCTTATCTTTCTCTGTAAGACAGTTATTGCAAGAATGATCACAAAGAACACGAAGGCAATAGCAGAGCCATAACCTACTTGATATTCTTCATATCCTTTTCTGAAGAGGTAATAGACAACCACAGAAGTCTTCCCTAATGGACCTCCAGTAGGAGGCCCAGTCATCAACCAGACAGGAGCGAAAACCTGAAAGGAAGATATGGTGGTCATTATGAAAACATAGAAAGTTGTTGGTGATAAGAGCGGCAGCATTACATGTTTTATTGTTTGCCATCTATTGGCTCCGTCAATTTTTGCAGCCTCGTAGTAAGTCTCCGAAATGTTTTTGAGACCAGCTATGAAAATAACTATATTGTACCCAAGTGATTTCCAAACACTTAGAATAACAAGGGAAAACAGGGCTAAAGAAGGACCCTCAAGGAGAAAAGGAAGGTCTTTACCTATAAGAAGTTCAAAGATTCCTCGTGGTTCCTCAAGCCATTTTAAGGTTGGGAGTCCTAACAAGGATAAAATAGAGTTAAAAAGCCCCCTCTGGGGGTTATAAAGCCATTTCCATACTACCGAAACGGCTACCAGAGAAGTAATGACAGGCAGGAAAAAGATAGTTCTGAAAAGTCCGACGCCCTTAATGCTCTGATTTAGGAGGTAAGCAATTAAGAGGGCCAGTATAATGCTAAGAGGAACAGAGAAAAGTGTGTAGAGAAAGGTATTCCATAGAGCCTGCCAAAAATACCTGTCTTGAAGCAAAAATTTGTAATTCTGAAGTCCAACAAAACCCTTGTCTCCAGCAATTCCCCATTCGTGAAAAGAGATATTGAAAGCGAAGAGTATGGGTAAAACCTTGAATATAAAAAGTATTATGAGAGCGGGCAGGAGAAAAAGGAAACCATATAAAATCTCTTTCCGCTCTTTTGCCATTGTTTAATTTTATTTTGTCCTTTGGAAAAAATCAAGCAAAGTGCAGAACTAAGAGAATATTGGCAATTTAAGTCTAAAAAGGCAGAGGAAGAATAGGCTTTGCAGTGCTTCTATTCTATATCTGTGTAAATTCAAAGCTACATAAAGCCATAGATTTGATTTTCACATAAAAACCTGAGGATTAATAGTTTATGACTAACCTAAGGGTTTCAGCTACAACCCTGTTGGTGCAGGTAAAAATACATAGTCCAGCGAAAATTTTTCTTTCAAATGCTCAGCTATTGCTCTGAGCCCAAGGGTTTCCGATTGATAGTGTCCAAGGAAAATTACGTTGATCTTCCCGTCATTAGCTACAGAATAAGCATAATGCCTTGGCTCACCCACCACGAGAACGTCAAGACCCTTTTCTATTGCCTCGGACAAAGTAGACACTGCATCACCTGAAACAAAGGCGCCTTTAGTTATTTCGCGCTTCCCAAAATCCCAGTGAAGTATTACCTTTCCTATTTTTTCCTCAAGAAGAGAAATAAAATCTTCAAGTTTTTTAGGCTTCTTAAATACAAATTCTCTTCCTATTTTGATACCGTGATATTCGCCAAATTCTGTATGCTCTTCTATTCCCAGTAATTTCATTGCGTATGCATTGTTTCCAAATTCAGGATGCATATCCAAGGGCAAATGGGAAACATAAGCAGCAATATCGTTCTGAAAAAGAAGTTTGAATCTTTCATACAAGGCACCAACCAAGGGTAGGGGAGTGCCCCAGTAAGGACCGTGATGAAATATAATCATATCCACATTTTCCTCAACACCTTTTTTTATAGAAGGTATATTAAAATCCACGGCAAGGCCGATTCTTCTAATATCGTGAGAATTGTCAAGAATTAAACCATTTAATGAAGAATCAGGAATTTCTTTTGTTCTTAAGACTTTATCAAGATATTCCGCAATTTCCCTGGCTCTCATAATAACTCCTCTTTAATAGACATGCTTTCATTTCTTATAAAAAATGAGGGGCCCCGTGGGGCCCCCAATGAGTTGTTTTAATTCGGGATTTATCACAGAGCGCCATAAGCAAGCATGGCCTTGGCAACTTTGATAAATCCGGCGATGTTGGCACCAGTCAGATAATCACCTGGCCTGCCGTAGGCTTCAGCGGCATCAAGGCAGCTCTTGTGGATTCTCTTCATGATTTCTTGAAGCTTAGCGTCAACTTCTTCCCTCGTCCACTGAAGCCTTATGCTGTTCTGAGTCATTTCGAGACCCGATGTAGCCACGCCGCCTGCATTGGCAGCTTTTGCTGGACCATAGAGGATTCCATGCTCCTGGAAAACCTTAATTGCCTCAAGAGTAGAGGGCATGTTAGCACCTTCAGCAACTGCAATCACACCATTCTTTACGAGGGCAACTGCATGATCTTCATAAATTTCATTTTGAGTTGCACATGGAAGAGCAATGTCAACCTTAATGCCTTCATCTCTTATAACATCCCACACAGACTTCTTATCGTAGTACTTGGCTTTTGGATATTTTTCAGCGTATTCTCTAATTCTTCCTCTTTTCACATTCTTGAGCTCCTTTACAAAGGCAAGTTTGTCGGCGTCAATTCCTTCCATGTCCACAATTGTACCGTCGGAGTCTGATAGGGTAATTACTTTTCCACCGAATTGGGTTACTCTTTCACAGGCATGCTGGGCAACATTACCAGAACCGCTAATGGCTACGATCTTTCCTTTGAGATCCATACCTTTAGTTGCAAGCATTTCTAAGGTGAAGTAGGTTAAGCCGTAACCTGTAGCTTCAGGCCTGATTAAGCTTCCACCATATTCAAGCCCTTTACCCGTTAAAACACCGGTATGCTCGTTCATAATCTTTTTGTAGAACCCGTACATGTATCCAATCTCTCTTGCACCCACACCGATGTCACCAGCTGGAACGTCTGTATCAGGTCCAATGTGTCTGAAAAGCTCGCTCATAAAGGCATAGCAGAATCTCATTACTTCAGCGTCAGATTTGCCCTTGGGATCGAAGTCGGAACCACCCTTTCCACCACCCATTGGCAGAGTGGTAAGAGCGTTTTTGAAAATCTGCTCAAAGCCAAGGAATTTGATTATACCGAGGTTAACTGAGGGATGAAACCTCAAGCCGCCCTTGTATGGACCAATAGCATTGTTGAACTGTACTCTGAAACCTCTATTTACATGGATATTGTGGTTGTCATCTTCCCATACTACACGGAACTGAATTATTCTATCAGGTTCAACGATTCTTTCGAATATCTTCGCTTTTACAAATTCAGGGTGCTTCTCTTCCACTGGTCTCAGAGTAGAGAGCACTTCTGTCACAGCCTGTATAAATTCAGGCTGATCTTTATCCTTCTCCCTAATTTTTGCTATGACATCATCTATTTGGGACATGCTTGACCTCCTTGTCTTTAAATTATTTCTTCCAATTTTAATGCTTTTTCGGCGACAGCCCTGTTGAGTTTAAGGGCCACACCAAAATCATTTATAATGGTACCCTCTTTCCCGGCAATTGAAAAATAGGGGACTTCAATGTCTGCTAATTCACTCTTTCCGAAAACAATGGTCGTGCCGTTGAGTTTTTTGTGTAAGTTTCCAAATACTATATACACTTTTGAGTCTGGGATGCTTGTAGAGAAGCCCCGTTTCAATAGCCCTGTTTCGTTGAATTTCTTGTGAAGAACTATGGACTTTTCACTTCTTCCATTTATTGGTGCTTCTGTAATTAGAATTTCCTCGCCGGAGTCTACAAAATTAACATTCCTATGCTTTTTAAGCTGGAATAATAGCACTTTCAGGTAGGGATACTGGTTTATATCACATTCAACTTTTATGGATTTTGCATTTAGAAGATCTTCAAGAGATGCGGTAGAAATGCCACTGTCTATCAAAGAGCCAAACTTTATTCCCCTATTTTTAGCCAGTTCTCTTAACGATTCTGCCTCTTCAAGGGTAACATCTCCCGTTACTATTATCGCTAAGTCACTCAAATTTTTCTTGATTAAATCTTTCAGCTCATCCAAACTCATTTCCCTTTGCTCTTTGCGATTGTAAATTTTTTCAGATTTCGTAGCCCATGATTTTGAGTATCTACCGAGATCACATATATGTCCATTGTTCCATGAAGGAAGTTTTGAGGAAACCCTTACTATCATATTTTCATAAACCTCAATGTTTATTTCACATCCCAAGCCACAGCCATTGCAAACAGTGGCAACAGAAGTTGTCTTCCATGGACCCGGTTTGGGAAATTCCAACTTCTCTTGAAATCCACCGGTGGGGCAAACATCAACAAGGTCGCCAAAGTAGTCCCCCTCCATGTCAGCGAGTTTTTCATCGAAAGGCACAGATATTCTCGTTATAAACCCCCTATAAAGATAATCTACTATGCCTTCACCTGTAAGATCGTGGGTTAAATTTACACATCTTCCGCAGAGAATACACTTGTTGTTGTCCAAAACGATGTGGTCGTGGCTGTCGTCAATTGTAAATTTGTTAGTTTCGCCTTTGAATCTTGTCTGTTGTGCGTTGTAAAGGGTAGCATATTCTCTAAGCTTGCAACGGAATACTTCCATACACCCACAGGACATGCATCTTGCGGTCTCTTTTTTAACTGCCTCTTCAGTAAGTGGGAGCTCTACCTCATTGAAGTCTTTCTTTCGTTTTTCAGCGGGTCTGTAAGGGGTTTCAGTCCTGGAAATACGTTCAACATGTTTATAATCCTCAGAAGTAACAGTTTTCCAATGATTATATGGTCTTAAATCAAACACAACTTTTCTAATTTCTTCGTTTTCAACTATTACGGGTAGATTCTTTTCAGGTGCTATTAGGGCTTCTCTTACTTTTTCCAGGTTCCCTTTAAGGTATTGGTCAATCATTATTGCAGCGACTCTCCCTTGAGCAATAGACTCTATTACCGTTGAAGGTCCAAGGACAAGGTCGCCACCTGCAAAGACGCCAGGTATGTTAGTCATTAGTGTTACCTTATCTACAACTGCTGAACCCCTTTTTACTTCAATACCACTTTCTTTAAGCAAGTTCTCATCGGTATACTGACCAATTGCAAGGATTATGTTATCACATTCCATAGTGAAATTAGAACCCGGAATAGGCTCTGGAGTTCTTCGGCCACTGGCATCGGGTGCTCCAAGCTGCATCTTTATAAGTTCAACTTTCTCAACCTTACCGTTGCCTATGACTTTTACGGGGTTGGTTAAAAATTCAAATTTAACTCCTTCCTCTATAGCCTCTTCAACTTCAATCTTGTTTGCGGGCATTTCTTCTCTGGATCTACGGTAAACTACGGTTACATCGCACCCCAGCCTGATGCAGGTTCTTGCAACGTCCATTGCAGTATTTCCACCACCTACTACAATAATTTTCTTTCCTATTTCCACAGGCTCGTCCGTATTAATCTTTCTTAAGAATTCGATGCCGTGGATTACTCCAGGAAGGTCTTCACCTTCGATTCCCATTTTTCTGGATTTCCAAGCCCCGATACCCAGAAAAACGGCATCAAACTTCTTTCTTAGTTCTTCGAGAGTTATGTCCTTTCCAAGCTTTTTATTGGTTTCAACTTTTATCCCTGTGCCAATTACAGT
Coding sequences within:
- a CDS encoding carbohydrate ABC transporter permease — protein: MKFKPVIIWKIIVYLILFILAILSILPFYWMITTSFKTPAESIAVPPTWIPKTLTLYGYKTVITKIHFLRYMYISFITSVLTILGSLLTALLAAFAFSWIQFKGRDTIFMGFLSLMMVPIPVYIIPLFLIVQRLGWLDTLQVMIVPWTVSIFSIFLLRQNMRSIPKDLYDAAVIDGCGRLRFLFQIIVPLIRPAITTIVIFEFISSWNSFMWPLMVINKDNLRPIQVGLAYFAQGESTNYPALMAASTLSILPLVILFFIAQKQIIESYARSGLKE
- a CDS encoding sugar ABC transporter permease → MAKERKEILYGFLFLLPALIILFIFKVLPILFAFNISFHEWGIAGDKGFVGLQNYKFLLQDRYFWQALWNTFLYTLFSVPLSIILALLIAYLLNQSIKGVGLFRTIFFLPVITSLVAVSVVWKWLYNPQRGLFNSILSLLGLPTLKWLEEPRGIFELLIGKDLPFLLEGPSLALFSLVILSVWKSLGYNIVIFIAGLKNISETYYEAAKIDGANRWQTIKHVMLPLLSPTTFYVFIMTTISSFQVFAPVWLMTGPPTGGPLGKTSVVVYYLFRKGYEEYQVGYGSAIAFVFFVIILAITVLQRKISEKRVYYEV
- a CDS encoding Nif3-like dinuclear metal center hexameric protein, which codes for MRAREIAEYLDKVLRTKEIPDSSLNGLILDNSHDIRRIGLAVDFNIPSIKKGVEENVDMIIFHHGPYWGTPLPLVGALYERFKLLFQNDIAAYVSHLPLDMHPEFGNNAYAMKLLGIEEHTEFGEYHGIKIGREFVFKKPKKLEDFISLLEEKIGKVILHWDFGKREITKGAFVSGDAVSTLSEAIEKGLDVLVVGEPRHYAYSVANDGKINVIFLGHYQSETLGLRAIAEHLKEKFSLDYVFLPAPTGL
- the gdhA gene encoding NADP-specific glutamate dehydrogenase; this translates as MSQIDDVIAKIREKDKDQPEFIQAVTEVLSTLRPVEEKHPEFVKAKIFERIVEPDRIIQFRVVWEDDNHNIHVNRGFRVQFNNAIGPYKGGLRFHPSVNLGIIKFLGFEQIFKNALTTLPMGGGKGGSDFDPKGKSDAEVMRFCYAFMSELFRHIGPDTDVPAGDIGVGAREIGYMYGFYKKIMNEHTGVLTGKGLEYGGSLIRPEATGYGLTYFTLEMLATKGMDLKGKIVAISGSGNVAQHACERVTQFGGKVITLSDSDGTIVDMEGIDADKLAFVKELKNVKRGRIREYAEKYPKAKYYDKKSVWDVIRDEGIKVDIALPCATQNEIYEDHAVALVKNGVIAVAEGANMPSTLEAIKVFQEHGILYGPAKAANAGGVATSGLEMTQNSIRLQWTREEVDAKLQEIMKRIHKSCLDAAEAYGRPGDYLTGANIAGFIKVAKAMLAYGAL
- a CDS encoding NAD(P)-binding protein, producing the protein MSKIKLNNKEVEVKSKNILQFLRDNNQHIPGMCYDFELDPYGSCRLCLVEANGRISTACTLTPQPNLEVNTFSEKVISMRKTALELMLSDHYGDCIGPCQKGCPAHSDIQGYLALIHMGKYHEAVKLMKEKYILPAVLGRVCPAFCENECRRNLVDGAVSIRQAKKFAADYDLEHGPWMPEIPPSTGKKVAVIGGGPAGLSAAFYLRTSGHDVTIFEAMPKLGGMTRYGIPKYRLPKDVLDKDIATVIGTGIKVETNKKLGKDITLEELRKKFDAVFLGIGAWKSRKMGIEGEDLPGVIHGIEFLRKINTDEPVEIGKKIIVVGGGNTAMDVARTCIRLGCDVTVVYRRSREEMPANKIEVEEAIEEGVKFEFLTNPVKVIGNGKVEKVELIKMQLGAPDASGRRTPEPIPGSNFTMECDNIILAIGQYTDENLLKESGIEVKRGSAVVDKVTLMTNIPGVFAGGDLVLGPSTVIESIAQGRVAAIMIDQYLKGNLEKVREALIAPEKNLPVIVENEEIRKVVFDLRPYNHWKTVTSEDYKHVERISRTETPYRPAEKRKKDFNEVELPLTEEAVKKETARCMSCGCMEVFRCKLREYATLYNAQQTRFKGETNKFTIDDSHDHIVLDNNKCILCGRCVNLTHDLTGEGIVDYLYRGFITRISVPFDEKLADMEGDYFGDLVDVCPTGGFQEKLEFPKPGPWKTTSVATVCNGCGLGCEINIEVYENMIVRVSSKLPSWNNGHICDLGRYSKSWATKSEKIYNRKEQREMSLDELKDLIKKNLSDLAIIVTGDVTLEEAESLRELAKNRGIKFGSLIDSGISTASLEDLLNAKSIKVECDINQYPYLKVLLFQLKKHRNVNFVDSGEEILITEAPINGRSEKSIVLHKKFNETGLLKRGFSTSIPDSKVYIVFGNLHKKLNGTTIVFGKSELADIEVPYFSIAGKEGTIINDFGVALKLNRAVAEKALKLEEII